aagtcagatgcttcacaaactgaaccacctaggcgccccccccccccccgctttttttgaacgtttattcattttttgagagacagagagcatgaacatcATTCAATACAACCAGATAAACTACCTAGTTTGTGCCTTGAGTTTCAAATTTGCAATAAGTTATTATTACTCCCTAAGTGCTATCTGTTgacttttatatacttttataatgtaaatgttttgtgcaaaacagacatgtaaaataatactatatattattttttaaaaatcaagaaggaagCATAGGTTTCAGGGGCATTAGACAAGATTAGAATATAAAAGGCTAAAAGATCTGACCATACCCTTTCCCTATGAAGTTTAGCCTTTGTGGCTCTCAGCTGCCTGTAGTTACACATTAAGATCTAGAATATTATGCAAGAGATCATTTTGTTTGGTTAGGCTGGAAAAGGAGTTgattgaggaagttcctttaGTGACGTTTAGGACATAAAATTAGTTGGATTAAGTGATTGGTTAGATGTGGGTAGGAAGAGAGGAATTTAAAACTTGAGCTTCTGGGTGGGAGCATGGGGGCACAAGTGAGATACAGAGATAAGCATTATCCCCTCTTTACAGGGAGGAAAGGCTAGGAGCTAGCCCAGGCCAGTGACcccttgtttaaatattttaatgaattctttGAAGTCTGAGGGGATCTTTTGCATGGAGAAAAATACTCATCACTGCTCATAATTTAATTGATGGTGTATTAAACCTACTCATCTAATAAACTAAgttctaaaataacattttttaaacctgTAGAATTGATAATAAGCTTATTTAGTTAAATTCTCTTTAATAGTTTAAATTAGAATTATAATTAATATGACTGTGTAACACATCCCTAATTATTGCAAAACTTAGTACACTTAAAtcgattttaaaatattaacccatgattaattaatttactcATTCTGTACTTGTTTTTTGTATCTTACTGGGGCTATAATAATTTTCTCAGATTCTTACCTCTGTACTTTCCCAGGATCCTAGTAATTTTTCTATACTTTCCTAGGGTTACAGTAATCTTAccaataccaaaaacaaaacaaaatttcagacAAGTCAGGATTTAGTGTTTTTGAGAAGTTTGATTCTCAGCCAAAACACAAGATTTGGTAATGCTTTTAAAGATTAAAAGCTTAAAAGCTGTGGTGGTGTGCACTGGGTCCCTTCTATAATTAAACTTTACCTGTTAAGTTAGTTAATGGGATTTTTGCAAGCTCATGCCGATCCATAGATTTTTGGTTTCTTACAACCTGGAGTTAGTCCCTGAATGAAATActtctgtgttctgttttcattatGAATTGCCCTTTTCTGGTAGCTTTACTGCCAGGATTTCATGCGTTTCATCTCCGAAGAGGTCCGGGATTATTAGGTCTATATAGTTAGTTTTCTTTAGGATATTTCACTAATTCATCCAGTTAGAACTCAGAGTTTCTACTTGGTCATTGTGTGACATGGGTGCTCATTGCCACTGGGTCCCCTTTTAAATGGTGTATATGGGTGAGGACCTGCACTGAATCTACCTCTCCTGTTCTTAGTACCTAACCTGCTTTTTCTGGAACTATTTGACTTAGCCCCTGTTCCCTgtgcctgcccctgcctccctgtACCTTAACAAAAAAGTATTCAGCTATATTTTACATACAGGCACATTTAATAGGAGAAACAAACCCCTAAATATTAACACTGACCTAATTATTAGCTATAATTATTATaactaattattaattataataactattattttcaCCCTTCTTTACaactatatttttatgtattttaactttCCCTTTTGTATCTTTCTATGAAGTCATGGCTTATCATAGATTGAATTTGTTCTATTTAGCTataattattattctctttttaatgttccAATTGTGACAGCCTGGCTAACCTTAAGTTGGCTTCCTTGTCTTCAGCACTACCTTGGACATTGTTTAAAAAACTTCTTGCTTCCTGACCACTAGATGTTCCAGgcccttcttgattttttttcttgccctaaGACATGCACCTAGAACTCTGGTTCCTTTTCCTGGaggaaacacatttaaaaatagtttacgttggggcacctaggcggctcagtcggttaagcatctgactttggctcaggtcattgtctcatggctctgtactgacagctcaaagccgggagcctgcttctgattctgtgtttccctctctctctgtccttccatcgctcatgctctgtctctctgtctcaaaaataaataaacatttaaaattttaaataaataaaaataatttatgtgcaTTTATACACAAAGAGCATTGAAAAACTCGGTTGTGCTTGTATTTATCTGAACGTTATTTATCAAATTATCTTCATGtagtctttttaatgttttgtacaTACAGTTTCTATGTACATACAATTACTTTACTGATAGTgaccctaaaacatttttttgtgaacAAATTAATCTTGAGGGAAATTGATATTTCTGTAAACAGCAGATCAGTACTTTCCAGtgtggttatttattttgctcatcaCATAATTTAGACActgtcagatttttaaatttgcttttcaggactttattttatttttatttttttaagtaatctgtacacctaatgtggggctcaaactcacaaacctgagatcaagttgcaggccccaccgactgagccagccaggtgccccagttttcaGGACTTTTCTATTTATAGTATCTCTAAATTCCTACAAAAATGGAACCACAGAATTATCTTCTAAGAATGCATTAGCCTCTTCTGAGAAGTGGAGAAAAGTCTCGTCCTATAGGTGGAAATATACCTAGTGGTGTAACTTGCTTTACATGTATGTAACTTCGCGTATACAGATGGGAGAGTGCTCCTTTCCCTTGGAAGGTGTTCTTCAGTTTACAGAGACCTCACTTTGAGGTTCGTTTGCCTGTCTTTtagctttccatttgttttcttctgaattaGGGATCAGAAACTCAAATGCCCACAGGGCGTATAAACAAGTTGAATAAGGACTGCAATAAGTTAGAGAGTGCCCATTAAAGGTGAGGACTGTTCGTTCTAGTTAATTTTTACCACGGGGTATCCAGATCCCTTGTTGCCAGTTCTCAACACATTTCTAGAGAAGCAAGAAGTCTGAGAATTTTGTTTACATTATCTCAATGTTTACATGTTGGCATTtacttcagattttaaaaacctaGTTGGATGCTGCTCCTGGGCCAGCACTTTGCCCGCTCTGCGCTAGatcttttgtaatttaaaaatcaaaagcctAATGTTACGTACTTGCTAACAGACAcatctttctgcccccccccccccattaggcTCCATTTCTTTCCCAGAATTGCTGTGTGGGCAGTCACCGTTTTTTGACTTGTTCCTTGAAAGATTGTGCGTCATTTCTGAATGAAAGcagttgagaaaaagaaatattgtttaGGTCTGAGCATGTCTGTTGCTGTTTTCCTCCTGAAAACCTTGGTGATTACAGTTCTTTAAAACTAAGTCTTTCGAATCCTCAGTCAGTATTAGGCTTTACATGTATCCGTGGGCCGTGCTGGTAAAGTCGCTGGGAAGTAGGCAGTGGGAAGAGAGTAACCATCTAGGGAAACTACTTACTAGTGAGTTTGTTATCTTGTTAGAGAATAGAATTTGCTTTCTGGGTTTCTAGATGGCCTGGGTTTATAAAAATatctctaaaatgtttttttatttctctctcccctccacccactgTCTTTCTTAGGTTTTCAAAACAAGAACAGAGTTGCGATCTTGGCAGAActggacaaagagaaaagaaaattactcatGCAGAACCAATCTTCAACAAATCATCCTGGAGCTAGGTATTGACGAATAATATGGGTTTTATATTCagtgatataaaaaatattttggacaaAATACCTCAAGTTGATTGGCAGTGGTTTATTTCTCTAATATTGGAATTTACatgttatgttttgtttcctaGTTAGATTTGAAAAAATTAGACAAGTAGATTTTGttggattttaaatattttaattctaactAGAATATTCAATGTTCCCTAcagcctgctttttaaaaaagaaaaggatttgtgtggtttttgtttgttactGAAATTATTGTCAGCATCCCACTCTTTAAGCGTTCTGTAAAGCAGGTAAAATTTAGGTATCTCGATGATGTTTGTGTTCAGTTTCTGCCTTCTTACATCTCTTCCTTCAGATTATCCCATTTAACCACCACCCtagccttcctctctcttccagcCAGACCTCTTAAAAGTGCTGTTTATCCTCATCTTAACTGACTCCCTTTTACTCCTTAGTGCACTCCACTTGGTCTTGaggccccctctccctgcttcccaaGAATAGGTGCTCCCCTAAGTCACTTGCACCCTCATTGTAGATAAATCCAGTAGGTCAGAGTCCTTTTCTTACGAGACATGTTAACATTATTTGACACCACTGATCACTCCCTCCTTctgcaaatactttttccttgGCTTCCATTCACTCAGTgtcacactgtcttgatttctCTTGCAGACATTTCTCCACTGCCTGTCTCGTGAATGTCAGTGCTCCTCAGAGTTCAGTTCTAGATCCAGTTTCCCAGTCTTCTCACATCTTTTCCATTGGACAGCTGCATCCACTTTCACAGCCTGTTATTTATGTGCTGATAACTTTTATCTAGTTTTCTCTTCCAAGTCCCAAACCGCCTCCTGGATACCTCCACTCTGATGTCGTTGAGGCATTTCAAACTTAGTATGTCCCGAGCTTAACTCTTCTTACCTTCGTGCCTCTAACTAACTACTTAATATTCTTGGGTTTCTTGTCTCAGTGGATGGTACAGATCTATATAAGTGTGaccttcatttattattattatcctttcaTTTCTATCTCCAAGCATTTaccattcttttatgtttatactTTGAAATGTGTTTCAAATCTATTCTTCTTCATTGCTACTGGTCCTGGCCACTCTCATTTCTTGCCTCAATTACTACAGCTGCTTCCTCACGGAGTTTCCTGTCATCTTAAGTCTTCCTGAATACATTTACCAGTTGTGTCAGTTAGGATGCTTTAATCTAAAAGTAACTGAAAACCAAGAAAATGGGCACGTACATTAGGATGTACGTTAACCAAGAGTATGAAGAGCAGGGGTGTCCAGAGTGGCATCATGCGGTGGCCCAACAGTGTCAGCAGTGCTCTGGCTtccctctgtgcctttctctgtGGGTCAACAGCTCCCTAATGGTCAAAATACGACTGCAGTAGCCTTAGCCTCACCTCTACACTGAGCCACCTATAGAGGCCAAAGCCAGAAGGTTCCTCCCCTGTGTTCCTTTTGCAAGAGCATGGAAAATGTTCTCAGAAGGCTTCTGGCAGACTACCCATCAAGTCTAGTTGCCCAGAATTGTGTATCTTTCTCTTGCCTAAGCCAGAAACCAGCAAGGGGAATGGCACTGTCTTAACACCCACCAGAGTTCACCCCCTGAGAGATGAGCCTGGCCGGCCCTGAAGCATGGAAACACCGATAATAGAACTAAGTTTGTGTTCCATTGGCAAGGAAATAGGAAGACCAGCAGTTGTTGAGGTGACCAGCACTGTCTGCCATAGTGGTGGTCCTTCAGAGCCATCATATGGTACTGAtgatcatgtcacttctctgttTCTAATACTCTTGGGGGTCTCCCTTTACTGTTAGGATAAGGTCTACATTTCTTAATGTATTTCACAAGGCTTTTCATATCCTGgcacctgccttcctccccagcaTCATTTTTTGCTAACCCACTTCACCCCTTTTCAATCCTGACCTTCAATCCTATTGAACTCTTAATTCCTTCAGACACATCAAGGTCTTTTGCCCTGGGCTTTTTTACACTTGCTGTACCTTCTGCTTGAAACATTCAGTTCTTCTGTTTTCATCATAAATGTAACTTTATGATAGACTGGAGTAACCTCAGATCTGTTTGAAAGTAAGGGACCATAAATCATCCccaaaaaatcatcaaaaaaaaaaaaaaaaaagagtaattcgAAGCCCCAGTAAATAATATAGGCTTTCTTCATATAAATTAACATCGACagtgggagaaggaaaaaaagacttaCTCTGGAAGGCCTTTTTTATCcctataaagaatatataaatgaaaaatgtgattCAGAAGTAAGGAAGTCTCTACTTTCAACAGCCAAATAACTAAGATTCCCATTTTAGCATTGCACTCTCGAGACCCTCTCTTAATAAGGACTTCCGGGATCATGCTGAGCAGCAGCATATTGCAGCCCAACAAAAGGCAGCTTTGCAGGTGAGCCAAGTGTAACTGACATTCTTGTCTCATTGGAGATTTCCTGGATCTTGGAATCCAGCGCAATTCCCATTTTGTATTTCAGTGGAACGATATCAATAAAAGCGTTGCGCACATCATTGCAATGGGTTTTTGATGTTCAGTCATGCTCAAAGGATTTGAAGGACCAATACAGCAGTAATGAAAGTATCTTTTATGGTTTTGACACCGCCATGATTGATTCTGTGCCGTACCTGGCAAGGGATTGCTTGTGTACAAAAGAGTTTAGGATATTTGGATGGACAGAATGATGTTAAAAGCTAAACTGCCTAGTTTAATGGTATGTACATACTTTTTTCGAATTTGTCATGCCGTTACATCCCTTAATAGTCTTACTGGTTCTTTGttgtttggattctttttttaatggtcagTATATGTTTAAAGATTCACGCTGACCATAGGAATGTGATAAtccatcagtttttaaaattttgctcttcATAGTAATAATAAACAGTTTTAGTATTACAGTGATCTTGGATAGTTTAACATTCTCGGAGACCTTGAACAAGCCATCATTACCTATGCTTTTAAACCTTGGAATTTCAGAATTGGAAGAGACATAAAAGATCATCTCACTTCAGGCAACCTAAAAACAGTCTTCCTTTCTCTAGCGATAGAGGGAGGTCACTGGTGGTTTTCTGTTACTTACATTAcaacattctcaacaaaatgttgGTGTCTTAATCACCAGTAATCGGCTCCCTTCCCAACTGCTGCCCTTCTTTCTCAAGTTCCTGCTTTGTTGATTAAGAGGAGATCTCTGGGATCTTTGTTGCTAGTTTTCCCTGCTCCAAGGAACAAAGTAATTCATGTCTTTGACTCATTATTGACTTTAGAGAATCACAGAGGAGAGAGTGGGTCTGATAAATGAGTGCCTGGTGCAGCTTgttaatatgaattttttattacTGTCCATCTCCCgtgtatttaaacaaaattagcaGCAGcagaactgatttttaaaataaattttgtctcAAGGATAAGTAATTTTAATGCCTTGGTTGAAAAACTGTGACTTTTAATAgcttaattgctttttttttttttaaactcttcccCCCAGCACGCACATGCACATTCATCTGGATACTTCATAACTCAAGACTCCGCATTTGGGAATCTTATTCTTCCTGTCTTACCTCGCCTTGACCCagagtgaagaaaatatttgtagcaAAGGCAACTATATCAGATGCCAAAGCTACTATCATTTAGTGCTATACAAACTGTGACTTACAGAATTTTGGCGAACTTTTATactttttgcttctttgaaagaaaGGTATGTGTAAGTGAAAGCAGAAGAGGAGGGTCACCAGGAGGATGCGAGCTTTGGGAAGTGTGGTCGCTGAGGAACTGATGATGCTACCTGTCACTGTTTTGTCACACAGAACAGTTCGGTTTTAGCTCCAAATCAGACTCTGGATTGGATGGTCCCATACAttcacccccccgcccccaactagGTGGCCTGAATATATCATTGTCCACAATAGACTTTCATGAACCATTTATATATAgtacttaactttaaaaaaatgagggtgcttttaaaaatgtgaactaaTGGACTTAAATAAGTTACATTTATATTTGCTGTTTATAGAATTGCTATCAGTGTATCTTTTGTGTTTATAGTCAACATGTCGTCCTGAAATCTTTAACTCATAACTGTctctcctgttttcattttcaaagaaaatctaAGATACAATTAAGTTACCAACAAATCTTAAACATCTTTTATAAACCTATGCCACTATAAATTATGTGACTAAATGCTATTAAAAACAGtgataagaggggtgcctgggtggctcagtctggttgagcctccgattttggctcaggtcatgatctcatgtgagttcgagccccgcgtctggctctgtgctggcagctcagagcctggagcctgtttcacattctgtgtctccctctctctgaccctcccccgttcatgctctctctctgtctcaaaaataaataaacgttaaaaaaaaaattaaaaaaaaaaaccccaaaaaacagtGATAAGAAAAGTGGTTACTACATGTATGGTGTCCCTGAGTTTTATCGTCCATTTTTGTTCTAATTCAAAATGTATGCAAGTCAAGCCCCTTTTTAATTTAAGGAGTTAGGTTAAGCAAGTTTCTCAATATGACACATCTTCAACAGAATCTGGGGTGCCTATTTAAATAGGCAGTGCCTCCTACCTTACTCCAGTCCTACAGAATTAGAATCTCTAATTCAGAACAAAGTCTGAAAACTATTGGTAGGGGAATTCAAttttcacaacacacacacacacacacacacacacacacacacacgtatatgtgtatatatatatatgtatatgtatatatatgtgtgtgtatgtatatataaagccATAGATTTCTATGTTCATGAAACTTAGAGGTCATTTAGctaaaatctacattttttccttacctttaataggattgaaattatattttatactatatcACAGATATGGTATTTTATAGCTACTTATAATTGACCTCATATTAGCCTTGAGTCCCCATCATCTCTGGTGGTAGGAACTGAAACTTAAAATTCCAGTTTAGGTCAATATTTAATCGAAGTTCATCTCCCTTTTTAAAGggtttctttccctccttccctagaTATTTGCAACAACCGCTTAGCTCTATGTTAACCCAAACTAATTAAAGCAAGGGTGGACAATTCTAGACTTGGCTGTGCCATTTAGATTCTTGAGAATTTGAACTGATTTTCTGCATTTGAGTGAGGTGGCAGTTGTTCCACTGTAATGGTCATTATTACAGCAAAGGTGCCCTTACTCCCTGCTGCTGAGGAGCTCCCAGGGACCCCTGGCCCCTGTCCTGCCTCAGGCCCATCCAGCTCTTCCTTGGGACTTCTACAGTGGCCCTCATTTTCTTGAATTGTTTTGACAGTTTCTGTTCTGTGCAACCCACGACTGATTGGCATGGTTCTAAATTTATTGATGCTAAGAAGATAAAACATTTGGATTGTATACTTTTTATACTGTTGAAGCCTCTACCTAATGTGTGACTTATATAACCTAGGTAAAGAGATCTTTTTTACAGTGGTATCTTTTCTAGTCTCTcagccttttatttgttttttattttagagagagagagagagagagagagagagagagagagagagagatcgtgagtgggggaggggcagagagaggagggtacAGAGGGTCTAaaacaggctcagtgctgacagcagtgagcccgatgaggggcttgaacccacgaaccgggagcttcagcccacaaaccgtgagatcatgacctgagccaaagtcagatgcttaaccaactaagccacccaggtgccccagtcttagCCTTTTAAATAGATGTTGCTAAATCCTGCAGTCCTGGCTAGTAAGCACTTCCTTGCACCCCTCTCCTGGGAGTCACTTACAAATTCAGTTCCATTCCGTATGTATTTGTTAACACACACCCTGTAAAACATTGTAGTATGGTGGAGGGAACAGGAGGCCTGCTCTGAAGGAAGTCACAGTGGAGAGGAGCCTGTTGTGGCATAGCAGAAATGATAAGGAAGCCAGAGGGCAGTGTACCATAGAAGAGGCATTCAGAACACAAA
This DNA window, taken from Acinonyx jubatus isolate Ajub_Pintada_27869175 chromosome D4, VMU_Ajub_asm_v1.0, whole genome shotgun sequence, encodes the following:
- the INIP gene encoding SOSS complex subunit C, with product MAANSSGQGFQNKNRVAILAELDKEKRKLLMQNQSSTNHPGASIALSRPSLNKDFRDHAEQQHIAAQQKAALQHAHAHSSGYFITQDSAFGNLILPVLPRLDPE